From Clarias gariepinus isolate MV-2021 ecotype Netherlands chromosome 18, CGAR_prim_01v2, whole genome shotgun sequence:
ACGTACTGCTAATATTAGTTATgctaataatatttactaataatagttactgataaatatttttatctaaaaaaaataacagctaATATGAGACATTTTCTACACAGTCAAATGTGTGACTtcattttttgtgcatttttcttttgCCAAACTATGATGTAGGCTCTGTCACCACCTAGTGGTCATGAAGTGAATGACACCCAGACGCAGGATTTAGTTTCTGGGCTAGGGGCAGTTATTTGGAGGGTGCAGTGGTGGTGGTTTTGCTGCTTCCTGCTGCTCCTCCTTTACCCTGAGGGGTCTTCAGGACACTCAGCCTCTTGTGTAAGGAGCTGCTGGCCTTCTGAGTCACCTCATGTTCAATCTTATTTCTGATGGCCACCTCCAGACCCTAACGcagacagcacacacacacatacacacagttacACTTACTTTTATTCTTCTAACTCACTCTTCTTTTCTTGCACCATAAATTCTGACACACAT
This genomic window contains:
- the c18h19orf53 gene encoding leydig cell tumor 10 kDa protein homolog, with translation MAQGKQKFKAQRPGGAKKQQNKPKGPKKGGRIIAPKKAAIVQQQKLKKGLEVAIRNKIEHEVTQKASSSLHKRLSVLKTPQGKGGAAGSSKTTTTAPSK